A region of the Leptospiraceae bacterium genome:
TTCCATCTGAAAGAATTTGGGTAATTCTTTGTTCTCCATTTTCTTTTAGAAAAATAAGCGCCCCATCGTATCCTTTTTCTTCTATCTTATCCGATAAGATTTGATTGTAGCCTTTAGAAACAAGCTTGGTTGTAAAAAAGAAATAGAGTCTTTCGAATGCGACTCCAAAGCCAATAATGGAAGAGAGAGCGAGAGGCCACATAGACCAACCACCAACAATGAATAAATCAACTAAACCCGGACTTTTCTTTGGCGCTGCTTCTGCAGGCTTTTCTGTTGCTACAGGTGCATCTTTTGTGTCTTTTATTTCTGTCTGAGTAGTCTTTGCTGGTGTATCCGTGCTGGATTGAGAAAACAGGGCAGGCGTAAGTAAATAAAGTAGTGTAGTTAGTATCGCTGTAAAGGTAAGTGTTCTGACAGCAGTTTTAGGAATTAGAAATTTCATTTTTTTCTCCGTAAATTCATTTTACCAAGAGATAGTATTAAACTCTCTTTTGATTAGGTTATTTTTCTCAAAAAATCATTACAATTGAATTACAGGAAAGTTAAGAGTCTATTCTACTGAGATAAAAAAATGGCTAAAATCATTTAAAATCATTTGTAGATTGTTACAGTTTTCCAGCCTGTTATAAATTAAATATTAGTAGAATTTACTTTCACTATTAAAATTTTGCTTTACAAAAAAAGAATTCCAACTAAAAAGTCTTAGCACCTATGAATTCTCATAATATTGAATCGGCTGAATTTCTGCGAATATTTCACTCAGGGCAGCCTGTAGTAATTAAATTTCAGCAGGTATCGCCGCTCGATATGGATTATGTCCGCAAGGTCACAGAGACTCTTCTGGAAGAAAAAAAATTGACTCATTTCTTTGCCTTTGCGCACACTGTGATAAAGGAGTTCTTACAAAATGGCGTCAAAGCTACACAAAAAAGAATTTTCTTTAAAAATAACGGATTAGACATCGATAAGAATCATAAGCAGGCAATTGAGCAATTCAAAGAGTCTATGTCTAATGGAGATATTCACACTCATCTTCTAATGGAAGGGATGGAATTTCTAGTCGAGCTGAGTTTTCAAGAAATAAATAAGAACAGTATACTTATTGTGGTTAGAAATCATGGCGAGATGAATGCAAGTGAAATTAAAAATGTGAATTTTATGATTGATAGAGGAAGAAAGACGAACGAAGTTTCGGACTTGTTATCTGATGAGACATCCAACAAAGAGGGTGGAGGATTAGGTTTAAGTATGATTGTTATTCTAATGAAAAAGCTTGGATTAACCCCGGATTGTCTCTATTACGAAGTAAAAGATTCATTTACTTCCTTCAATGTTAGAATTCCTTACACTATATAAATGATTTTTCGGAGGGGAAATGGAACTTAAAGTTAGAAACCTTAATAAAAGCAAAGTATTTCAATTGGTAGGAAGTTTAGACATCTATACTGCATCCAAAGTAAAAAAAGAAATTACACAAATAATTGATGATGAAGAAGTTGAATCTGTGATTCTAGATATGGCAAACGTAAACCATATGGATTCTTCTGGAATTGCACTGCTTGCAAATATACAAAAGAAAATGAAGTCAGGCGGAAATAAGTTCGGTTTACTTTCTCCTACGAATGATATTATGGCAGTGTTGAAGCTTTCTTCTCTCGATTCATTTTTTACGATTTACAATTCTGAAGCGCAAGTTAAATGATTATTTGATTGTTATTTTTTGAATATCATCGACATCGATGGATTTATCTGACCGGCGATCGTTCAGTAGAAATGAATCGCCGGAGTCCCTCTTAAATTTATATCCCAATAAAGTCTTACCGTTCTTCAATTGAACTGCGATTGGTGGATTCTTTAATTTGAGATTTTGATTCACAGTAATTTCACTTAATAGGGTAGTCGGAACTTTAGATGAGAAGGTATTAATGGAGACGTTAATCTTCTCTTCTTCGAATGTGATTACCTTTCCTTGAATACTTCTTCCATCGCTAAAGGTTAGTTTCATGATTAGGCTTTCCGGGGAATCAAACTTTTCTTCTTCAACAGGCGGTGGAGTAGGTATCGCTGCTTGTTCTCGAATGACAGCTACTTCCTTTGATACCACTTCTGTGGATTCTTTTCTTTCTTCTTTGTCCTTTAACTTAATCGTTTCCAATTCTTTCTTGAGTTCTACTAATTCTTTTTGAACTTCTGGATCTGCATTTGTTTTTGCTTCTTCGTTTGTGAGCTTTTCAACAATCAAAGATTTCATGATTAAAGCAGAGCCTTCATCGACTTTTTGAACAATGTCTGTATCGCCTAACTTCTGAGCATTGGATTTTGAAAAATCTGTAAGGTCCTCATTTTTTTCGTAGATACTACCAATGAGAAGTAAACGACGATTAGCTTTTATTGCGACTTCTTTGTCGGCTTCTTTCTTATCTAAAAGACTTAGATATTCGGTGATGGCTTTACTTGTTTGACCTAATTCTTCAAGACTACGAGCACGCATATAATTCTGATCATTAGAACGATTTTCTAATCTTTCTAATTGAGCAAGAGTTTCTTTGTATTGACCGGTTTCATACAAAAGACTTGCTCTTTCAGCCTCAGTCTTGTTGCCGCTATTGATATCATTTATTTTGCGCTCACCCTCCAAAAGAACATTGATCAGAATACGTGCGTTATCCGCAAAGTGACTTCCTACAAACATATCTTCTGTCTTTCGAAGTTTTTCGATTGCTGACTTTGTATCTCCCATCATGGCGATGCAAAATCCACTGTGAAGCATTATAAATCCATATTCATCGCTTTCTTTATTTGCGAGGGTTTTTTCCATTTCTTCGTATTTCTTTACGGCAGTTGCAAACTTACGAGTCCTTTCCATATAAAAACCAAATTGAATTTTCATCATATCATTCTGGTCTTCTTCTAAAGTAAGTGGGCTCTTTGTAGAAATAACACGAACAATATTAACGATACCTAAACCAAATTTTTCAAGTGGAGACAACTTGGTAGTAGTCTCACCCAATTGAGCGTTCATGACGCTCGATTCTAGGATATTTACTTTAATTTCATTGGTATAATCGTCTTTAGTGAGCATCATTTGACGAATCTTATCTTTTAAAACCTTAGAAGATAATTCATAATTGAGAAGTTGTTCTTTGGTAAGTTGGAATCTTAGTTCTTGGATTTTTACATCAATGATGGCACGCGAAGCCAAACCGAAAATAATCAGTATTAGTAAAAAAAGCAGGATGAGTATCTTTCTTTGCATTCACGGTATCTCCACGAGAATCATAGAAACGTCATCTCGATAATCTATTGCAAATTTATCCAATTCTTCTGCAAGTAGCTCTAAAAGATCTTTATTGGGTATATGCATATTAGCCTCAATAATATCCAGAACTCTTTTCTCAGAAAATTGCTCATCATCTTTTCCGGGACTTTCAACTAGTCCGTCTGAATAAATTAAGAGTTTATCGCCTGGCTTTGCTGGCATTTTAATTACTTTATAATCAAATTCATCCACCATTCCTAAAGGAGGTCCGACACTCTTAAAATAAAAAATTTCACCAGTCGAAGGACGAAAGCAAATAGGAGCGTTGTGTCCTGCATTACTGCATAGAATTTCTCCATCTTCAGCGATTAAAAAGAAAACGGCGGTTGCGAAGAAAGAAGATTGAAAGCGGTTCCCGATAATATCACCGAGTTTTTGAATGATGTAGCCTGGATGAATGGACTTGGCGATGATATTTTCGAGGCTCATTATAAGAACAGTTGTGACAAGGGCAGCCGATACTCCATGACCAGAAGCATCCGCAAAGAAAATCCCTTGGTATTCTTTTTTGTTCATTTTACCAGCAGGGAATTTGTAAAAATGATAGATATCCCCACTCACTTCTCGCATTGGACGATAGGAAGTCGCGACCTTAAGGGCTTTGAGTTTCTTATTAGAAGGAAGAAACATTTCCTGCACTTCACGACCAATTTTTAATTCTTTATTGATTTCTTCGTTTAGAGTGCTAATAGTTTGAATCGTTTCTTCAATCTTGCCAGCCATTCCATTGAATGCCTGTCCTAGAACATCCAACTCATCTTCTCGGTTGAATTTCCAGGTCGCTCTAGATGTAAGATCACCCAAAGCCATCTTGTCTGTAGCATCCTTCAATTGACTTACGCGAGAGAAAATAACACGATAGATATAAATTCCAAATAGAATATGAGAAATAAGTCCCCATATAAAGGCAACACCGATTTGGTAGTAAAGCTTTGTTAAACGCTCTTGCATGGTCTTAATGCTTAGTTGCGTGCTTAAAAATAGTGGTCCTGCCTCTTCTGGCTCAGCAACGAGAGGAATTAAAAACTTAATAGTAAAGTCTTCTTTGTTTAATTCTAGTTTGTATTTGGAAGAAAAAACAGAAGTGGTATCAGAGATTTCTTTTGCTTTTTTGGTTAGGTCTTCTTCTGCCATTTCGCCTGTGACGATTCCCTTTTCGTTGTACCAAACTTCTCCGGTTTTATCAAAGATTCTAAATTGAAAGATCTCTAAGTAAAATAAGTTTTCCTTTAAGGCTTTTAGATTGGCTTCGTCAGCTTTGGATATTTTTTTAGAGTTCAAGTCGGTCATTACCGAGGTAACAAAGTTCTCAGACTGGTATTTAAAGTTTTTTACCAAAAGTTCTGTTTGGTTTTCAAAAATCATAACAGAGAAGAATAGAATATTAACTAAAGCCAAAAAGGAATACAAGATACCGATTTGTAGTCTTAAGGATCTAGAATTTTTAAATTGATTCAATATTGGATTCATTGACTTTTGATTTTTTACTTAAAAATACTCATTTTTACAAAAATGCTCTTTTACTAATTCGCTTTTTCAGAAAAAACTTTCATTACTTATAATATAAAATCCTTTCAAAATGGTCTACTGATTTTCTTAAGCGAAAAAATAACAAATTCTGTAAATATATGATGCTATTCAATTCTTATTTTCGGATAGAAACTCACAATTTCGTAGACGTAAAGTAGTTTTTACCAAAAAAATTAAAATATTATTCATCTTATTTGTTAGTATTTATAAATAGGATGAGGAAGTTTCAAATCGCAACGAAATTCAATATAGTTCTTGCAATTCTTGGGGAAGATAATTATATCTCTATTTTTCCTAAATTTAGGATTTATTCATGAGACTATTTACAGCACTATTCTTACTTATTGTCAATACAGTTCTCGCCGACATGGTTACACTTAAAAATGGGCAGGTCCTGATCGGTAGTTATATCAGTGAGGATGATAAAAAGATTAAATTCCAAGTTTTTAATGAAGTTAAAACCATCACGAAATCTGATATCGAAACCTTTGAATTGGGTTATAGCGGAGTCCCCGTTTGTTATCAATTGCAAAGCAAATGGTCGCAGACATGCGGGGATGTAATTCACCTCCTAGACAAAAACAAAATGGTTTTAGGAAAGGGAAAAGGGCTTCTTGACAAAGAAGAGTTACAACTCAAAGATTTAAAGAAAATCAGTCTCAAAAAGAACAAGAAGGAAGAGAAAATCTTCTTCATTCTTAAGCCGGGACTTACTGTTACCTTGCAATCGAAAGGAAAGACCATCACAGGGGAAATTCAGTCTGTGACAACCGATACAATGTCTGTAAAGACTAAGAATGAAAGCCTTTCATTCAAAGAGATTGATGTAGAAGAGGTCTCATGGCAGGGAGGCTCACAAAAGATTTCTCTTTCTTTTTTAAGGTATGTCGTTCCAGGACTATTTCAGTTCCAAGAAGGCAAAAGGTTTAAAGGTATTTTATTAGGCTTTTTATTCTTAGGATTTGCGGGAGGCATTGGTTCTGAATTCGCATCGGCTCGCAGTGCCTTGCAAAATGATACAGATATAATCCTGTTAAACAATAATATTTACATTGGAAGCAATATCTATCCAAATCAGGAATATGAAAAGCATCTGAAAAACATGAATTATGCAATCGGTGGTCTAAGTTTAATCTACCTATTTCATTCTTACGAAGTGTATTCATTTACGAGTTCTAAAGGGGTTAAGGCTTCTATTCATATGCAATTGCCCCCTATGGAATCATCGCAAGCATTCCGACCCGACCTAGACCCGGGTAGAAGAACAACTGGAATCGAATTTCGAATCTCGTATAGTTTCTAATTCGATTTTATTAATCCAATAATAATGGAATTGTTGAAAAAAGAATCATAGATAAATACTGTCCTATCGAGGGTTAAATAATTTTGGCAAAACCACTGAAGATAGAAGTACCTCTATTAATTAAACAATTTAATAGCAAATTAAATGCAATTATCAAAGAAGATCTTCCTATTCTAGAAGACATCAAAGAAAAAGTTATCGAATCCGGCGGTAAACGAATTCGACCATTGACTCATTATTTTCTCACTCAGCTTTTGGGTTATCGAGGTAAAGAGTGGTTAGACGTTGGAACGATTGCGGAACTCATTCACGCAGCTAGTCTATTACACGATGATGTAATTGACGGAGCAGATATGAGACGCGGCAAACCTACGATCGGAAAACTCTACGGCAATAAGACTGCAATTCTCGCAGGAGACTACTTACTCGCCTGTGGAATTGATCACCTCAATAGATTAAACAATCCAAAGCTCATGAGTGCATATACGAGCGTTATCCGCGATCTCTCTGTCGGAGAACTCATACAAATGCAATGGGAAAAAAATGCAAAGATCACAATGAACGAATACAATCAAATCATCTATGGTAAGACTGCATCTCTTTTCGGAGCCGTTGGTTTGACTGCGGGAATACTTTCGGAAGTAGAGGAAAAGAAAAAACAACGACTGCATCAGTTCGGGGTTAATATGGGTATGCTCTTTCAAATCAAAGATGACTATATTGACTATTTCCAGAGTTCCGAAAATTCAGGAAAGACACAGATGAAAGATTTTATCAATGGTCTATATACCTATCCTCTCATTGTCCTTCGAGAAAAAGCAAATAAAAAAGAAATTGCTGAAATTACTAAAATCCTTGCTCTTCCAGAACGAGGGGTAACAGAGGTTATGCGTATTAACGAATTGCTATTCGCATATTCTGTTCAAAAAGAAATCACTCTTCGCTTGAAAAAGCTTTCGGAAGAATTAGTCAACTTTCTAAAAGAATTCACCGAAAGCCCTATTCGCAAAATGATGATTGAGAAGATTGAAGAATTAGTAGAAGGGTAAGTGGTATGTGTGTATGGTTAACTTATACGTTGGTTATACGGTGGACAATACCCCGACAGAAGCATTGGACTAACCGCCTTTCTTTAGAAGCGACAAAAATGGAGTAATCTCACATTGTGGTTTCGCAAAGTGATTTAGGAATTACTATGAAGATGAATAATATTTATTTAACGCTATCGAAAAGCTATATCAGACAACTTACATCAGTCATTTTCTTCTTATTCCTATTTTGGACAAATTCCATTTTATCTCAATCGGAATCTAAATCACAATCAGAGATTAGAAAAGAGCGCAGGTTTCAAGTAGCAGGCTTTAAATCTAGAAATGAATACCATTCTGCTATGATTAGCTATAATTTGAATGAATCATTTACTATTGGATTAGATGCGCGTCAGGTAAAAATAACAGATGAAAAATCATTGACTAATTATTCAGATCAAACCAAAACCAATGAACGCGATAGCTATCTATTTCTGCAATGGTTTCCATTTAAAGTTGGTGGACTTTATTTCTCTGCACGTGCCGGCTACTACAAAGTAACCTTAGAAAACGAAAACTGGTATTTGAAATCCTATTCTTATTCAAACTTCAATTATGAATTCAAATCTATGAATCTTTCAAAATCAATGTATGGTGGTGGAGTTGGATATCGCTGGGTGTTTGATAATGGAATATCTCTAGGTATAGAACTGTTTGAATCAAAACACTACAAAAGATCTTTGCGGCAATTCAATTTTATCCTCGACTCAGATAAACAGACTAGCTTGATGGATTATTTTTTAAGTAAATACGACCGTCAGGATTATATTGCTAAGCCAACTAGTTTCTTTATTTCAATTGGTTATAGTTTTTAATTGGGAGAATAAAATTTTACCCATTCTTTAAAATGCTTTGCATAGTCTACTACGCATTAGCCGAGGTGTGCTTGGAATATAACTATTCTGTTGCTTGTGTATTTACGTATTTAATACTTGCATTAAAAGAACTTAGATTAGAATTTATAAAATAAATTCTCCAAAGGATTGTTTATGAAATATACTTTACTAATTTTACTTTTTGCTTTGTCGGCATGTGTAAGTTACCCCAATCGTGAAGAAGATAAAACTCCTAAGAACAATGCTTTCACTGCTTATTTAAAAGATAGAGCAATGGATTTTAGGGATATAATAACAGTAACCGGTTCTTTTGGTTTTATGGGTGGAGTGAAAGCACAGTTGGGTCCTGTTGGTCTTGGTCTTTATGCGGAAGATGGAGGTGGACTTGGACATTCTGGAATACCACTCGCAGTAGAAGGAGGACTGAGAGGCGGAGAACTGGGAGAGCATAAGACGCGGGAATTAATTTTTGTTCTGAACAAAACATCGAGTAACCCCTCTGATAGTGATAAACTGTTTCGTGCTAGTGAGAGATGCAAAAGTTATGAGAACTCGCTAGATAATCTTTCTTCTTATACAAGGCTTGGTGTAGGTGGTGGAATTATTCTTGGCGCAAAATTAGAAGTAAACCCCGGAGAGCTTTTAGATTTTATCCTGGGAATTTTTCTAATTGATATTTATCGTGATGATATTTATCTAAAAGGAAAAAAGAAATGCGCTTGGTGATAAATACGATATTCAAGTAGAATAACTCACCTTGCGTAAGGTGAGTAGAATAATTCTGTTTTTGTAGTGGTTAATCGTTCTTAATCGTTTCGACTGGGTCTAAATTAGCTGCCCATCTAGCTGGGAAATATCCTGCGAGACCGGAAAGAATTGTAGCAGCAGTTGTAACCATAAAGATAAAAGATATATCAATGTCTACAGGCAGATGATCAAAATAATAAATATCCTTAGGAACAAGCTTTACATCTCGCCATTCACCGGATTTACTGAGTCCACGACCGAATGTATTAATGACTTCGCTCAATCCGTCTATGATAGATTCAAGATTATTCGCGTAGTATATACCGATTATCCCCCCGATGATGGAGGCAAATAAACCAATGATCATAGAGTTCAAAGTAAAGATTAATAAAATAGAAGAAGAAGGAAGTCCGAGTGCTTTTAATGTTCCGATAGATTTTCTTTTCGAGCGAACTAAAGAATATACAGTTGCAACCATTCCGAGTGCGGCTAATACAATGAACAAGAATACGATATTAGAGATGATTGTCTTCTCCATTCTAAGTGCGCCGAGAAAGTTTGCTTGCTCTTCTGCAATGGTTCGAACAGAAAAATATGCACCCGCTGTAATGCTGCTATCAAAGTCAGAAGACCCGATTGTTTGTAAAATCAATTGCTTACAGTATTGTAAATCATCTAGTGATTTGACTTTAACCGTTATTTGGTTTACTGAGTTTTTCATTTTAAAAAACTTTTGTGCCGTAGGTAGAGACATGAAGATAAACTTAGAATCGTAATTATAGTATCCTGTCTTAAAAAGTCCAGTCACTGCAAAAGAGGAAATATTTAATTCTACACCGCGGCTAACATTGAAACTGCCGCTCGGAACAGCAAGTGTAATTCCCCGACCTAAATTGTAATTATAAAGGAGAGACATTTCTTTTCCAATCACTACAAGGTTCTTGGAGTTTAATTCTTTTATATCTTCTCGATTGTAGTATTCTAGTTTTGGAAAATTGGGAACTTGGTTTTGCACTAACTCTTCTTCGTTTGGAATTGAATTACGCGAATCATCACCTGCACAAACGTATTGTTATTCTGCAAGAGTCCGTGACTTGTGATATTACCTTTGCATGGAGATAACTTTCTTTGAGAGTAGGGTTTTGCAAGAGTAATTCTACCATTCTTTCGTACTTTGAATTTCGCCGCTTGCTGTATTTTTCAATGGTGATATGATGACCACCACTCCAGAGAGATTCTTTCACCTGACGTTGGAATCCGTTGAAGATAGATAACACAACGATCAAAAGAGAGATGGCCGACCATCATCGCAATAAAAGAAAGTCTAGATTTAAGAGATAAAGACAGAATACGCGAGAGCCGCGAATATAACGAAAGGTAATCAGGGGAAATAATGTTCATCGAATTTATAGATTTTATTAAATTACTAGGCTGTCAACGCAATCAGCCGAAAGGATTTGAAAATCATTGCTTAATTCGCTTTTTCTGCATTTTTTCTGTGACGCAGATTAGGGATGGATGCAAAAAATAAAACTAGAAGGGAGCAAAGCATCATCATCGAAAACACTATGGTCCTGGAGAAAGTATTGCTGAGAATACGGAGAGGATAACGATCTTTTCGCGCCACTTAGCAAGTAGATAACCAGAAGTCCCAATCGTCCTAAAAGAAATAATACGACAGGAAGTTCGAAGCTCAGTCCAAAGATGAGATGAATATTAAAAACATCGTAGTATTCGTCAATCGGAAGCTTCATATCATATCAGGGAGGTCGAAACATTACAAGAAAAATCTTTAGAAAATTTTCAAATACAGTAAACCAGCAAAGTGCCAAACCACCCCAAAAAGTATAGCAAGGTTATCATCAATTTGCCGTAACGCTCCATACTGACATCGACAGCAGGAGCGATGAAGCCCCAGAGGATATAGAGAAGAAGGGAACGCTAAACAATATGGCTAAGACAATGAAGTTTTTAAATAAATGAGCATTGGAGCCATAGTTGATTTGATAGGTAGCATTGGCTCTAAAACTTTCTTATAAGGAGAGCAAGATAGTATGCACTTCAGAACCGAAAACATAAAACCCAATAGTAAAAACTGTAACAATAAGGATACAATGAATTAGCCGCTGACGTAACTTTTCTAGATGATCGCCGAGGACATGAATTTTTCTCGATTGTCTGTGGGGATAACATCATTTTGCTCTTCTGCTACGATTGGAAGAGTTGGCTTTGTGGCAGTCAAGTTGGTTCACTCCGGCTTCGAAGAAATATCTTTCATTTTAGAGACTTTTTGTTTTTTCGATTTTACTGCCATTTAGTTAAGACTTCTTTTAGCCGCCTTTTTTTGCAACAGGCTCTTCTTCTTTGAATGCAGGTAGCAGGTGGACTCTCAGCTCTTCACTTGCAGCACTAGAAAGTGATTTTTAAATTCTTTAATTCCGCACCTAAATCTTTTGAGAAGGAAGTTTTTTGCCTCCAAAAAGCAATAAGACAATTAATAGAATGATAGCAATTTCCCAAGGACCAAGATTAAACAATGCAAGTGGTGGTAACATAAAAACTCCTTAAGTTTTAGTCCGATTATACGTTCCTGAAACGGTATTTGATAGTTTTATAAGTGCAAACAAGACGTCAATGAATTCTCAACTCTCTTTTATCGCCAACTACCTAAAATAAACTGTCCACAATAAATATTTGACCTGAGGCTTACTGTAATAATCATAGGCAGTTGTTATATGAATATTCCTAATTTAATCGTTATGTTATTTCTTTTTGCTGCCGGCAGTGCTTTCGGGGTAATTGCTAGTTTCCTCACTGGAACTTTTAATCATTTGGTGATTAACAAATTCATGAATGAATCTTTGTTTCGTAACATGATTAATCTATTTCTGATTTTGGTTTTTTCCTTTCTCGGATCTATGATTGGTTTTATGGATAATAGGATTTGCCGCAGATGAGAGTGCCGGTGATATATTT
Encoded here:
- a CDS encoding MotA/TolQ/ExbB proton channel family protein, with the protein product MKFLIPKTAVRTLTFTAILTTLLYLLTPALFSQSSTDTPAKTTQTEIKDTKDAPVATEKPAEAAPKKSPGLVDLFIVGGWSMWPLALSSIIGFGVAFERLYFFFTTKLVSKGYNQILSDKIEEKGYDGALIFLKENGEQRITQILSDGIDVSSGDPDLFAKGVEREAAEVITLLERGLTILASVSTIAPLIGFLGTVSGMINAFDAIANADQVNAKVVAGGIKEALITTAAGLIVAIPTMSFYQFLTGKVNGFATEVEEGANKIYKELLRKKGALAAK
- a CDS encoding STAS domain-containing protein: MELKVRNLNKSKVFQLVGSLDIYTASKVKKEITQIIDDEEVESVILDMANVNHMDSSGIALLANIQKKMKSGGNKFGLLSPTNDIMAVLKLSSLDSFFTIYNSEAQVK
- a CDS encoding SpoIIE family protein phosphatase, whose protein sequence is MNPILNQFKNSRSLRLQIGILYSFLALVNILFFSVMIFENQTELLVKNFKYQSENFVTSVMTDLNSKKISKADEANLKALKENLFYLEIFQFRIFDKTGEVWYNEKGIVTGEMAEEDLTKKAKEISDTTSVFSSKYKLELNKEDFTIKFLIPLVAEPEEAGPLFLSTQLSIKTMQERLTKLYYQIGVAFIWGLISHILFGIYIYRVIFSRVSQLKDATDKMALGDLTSRATWKFNREDELDVLGQAFNGMAGKIEETIQTISTLNEEINKELKIGREVQEMFLPSNKKLKALKVATSYRPMREVSGDIYHFYKFPAGKMNKKEYQGIFFADASGHGVSAALVTTVLIMSLENIIAKSIHPGYIIQKLGDIIGNRFQSSFFATAVFFLIAEDGEILCSNAGHNAPICFRPSTGEIFYFKSVGPPLGMVDEFDYKVIKMPAKPGDKLLIYSDGLVESPGKDDEQFSEKRVLDIIEANMHIPNKDLLELLAEELDKFAIDYRDDVSMILVEIP
- a CDS encoding polyprenyl synthetase family protein; its protein translation is MKIEVPLLIKQFNSKLNAIIKEDLPILEDIKEKVIESGGKRIRPLTHYFLTQLLGYRGKEWLDVGTIAELIHAASLLHDDVIDGADMRRGKPTIGKLYGNKTAILAGDYLLACGIDHLNRLNNPKLMSAYTSVIRDLSVGELIQMQWEKNAKITMNEYNQIIYGKTASLFGAVGLTAGILSEVEEKKKQRLHQFGVNMGMLFQIKDDYIDYFQSSENSGKTQMKDFINGLYTYPLIVLREKANKKEIAEITKILALPERGVTEVMRINELLFAYSVQKEITLRLKKLSEELVNFLKEFTESPIRKMMIEKIEELVEG
- a CDS encoding twin-arginine translocase TatA/TatE family subunit, whose product is MLPPLALFNLGPWEIAIILLIVLLLFGGKKLPSQKI